The Oxalobacteraceae bacterium OTU3CINTB1 genome includes a window with the following:
- a CDS encoding flagellar basal body rod modification protein, with protein MAVSLLNNSSASTGNGGTSVTGNAASASSDMFTKLLVAQIQNQDPLSPTDPSQFVQQLTQLSQTEALQNLSQLTSANSSVLQSMQVISLGAQVGSDVMAESSSVKIDGKTPVSGQTTLAASSTATSVVLTGDDGTKYTVKLGTQAAGTVPFTIDTAGLKIPAGTYKLSVETSSKEVPPVDVQGRLNSVRLSANGGVVLNVSNIGEIAPTSITAFNGKSASAIQ; from the coding sequence ATGGCAGTCAGTCTACTCAACAACAGCAGCGCCAGCACCGGCAACGGCGGCACCAGCGTGACCGGCAACGCCGCCAGCGCCTCGTCGGACATGTTCACCAAATTGCTGGTGGCGCAGATCCAGAACCAGGACCCGTTGTCGCCGACCGATCCGTCGCAGTTCGTCCAGCAGCTGACCCAGCTGTCGCAGACCGAGGCGCTGCAGAACCTGTCGCAGCTCACCAGCGCCAACTCGAGCGTGCTGCAAAGCATGCAAGTGATCTCGCTGGGCGCCCAGGTCGGCTCGGACGTCATGGCCGAGAGCAGCTCCGTCAAGATCGATGGCAAGACGCCCGTCAGCGGCCAGACCACCCTGGCCGCCTCCAGCACCGCGACCAGCGTCGTGCTGACCGGCGACGACGGCACAAAGTACACCGTCAAGCTGGGCACGCAGGCGGCCGGCACGGTGCCGTTCACGATCGATACGGCCGGCCTGAAGATTCCGGCCGGCACCTACAAGCTGTCGGTCGAGACCAGTTCCAAGGAAGTCCCGCCGGTTGACGTCCAGGGCCGCCTCAACAGCGTGCGCCTGTCGGCCAACGGCGGCGTCGTGCTCAACGTCAGCAACATCGGCGAAATCGCGCCGACCTCGATCACCGCCTTCAACGGCAAATCCGCCTCTGCCATTCAATAA
- the flgA gene encoding flagellar basal body P-ring formation chaperone FlgA: protein MIEPQFALNVLRGSRPLAACGQGVTVEAVDTRSPGRMKFAASCAAGAGAPGWRYEFVVRAQVSARIAIVASDVPAGKVIADEDVLLERHDISNITDPVSDPQDVVGMSGKRALRSGEVLRLALLASPTLVKRGEAVRIVARNDQVEVSMAGEALDAGARGSLVRVRNASGTIIRAKVTGAGTVQPADMPVTIKP, encoded by the coding sequence TTGATAGAGCCTCAATTCGCGTTGAATGTGTTGCGCGGCAGCCGCCCTTTGGCCGCGTGCGGGCAGGGCGTGACGGTCGAGGCGGTCGATACGCGCTCGCCGGGCCGCATGAAATTCGCCGCGTCGTGTGCGGCCGGCGCCGGCGCGCCGGGCTGGCGCTACGAGTTCGTGGTGCGGGCGCAGGTGTCGGCGCGGATCGCCATCGTGGCCAGCGACGTGCCGGCCGGGAAAGTTATTGCGGACGAAGATGTGTTACTTGAACGCCACGATATTTCCAACATCACGGACCCGGTCTCCGATCCGCAGGACGTGGTGGGCATGAGCGGCAAGCGCGCGCTGCGCAGTGGTGAGGTGCTGCGCTTGGCGCTGCTGGCTTCGCCGACCCTGGTCAAGCGCGGGGAGGCGGTGCGCATCGTCGCGCGCAACGACCAGGTGGAGGTGAGCATGGCCGGCGAGGCGCTCGACGCCGGCGCGCGCGGCTCGCTGGTGCGGGTGCGCAATGCCAGCGGCACCATCATCCGCGCCAAGGTGACCGGCGCCGGCACGGTGCAGCCGGCCGACATGCCGGTGACGATCAAGCCCTAG
- the flgC gene encoding flagellar basal body rod protein FlgC yields MSFKNISEIAGSAMSAQTVRLNTIASNLANADSVNGNEADTYRARKPVFSAVMGDSFDGDMQAGGKVQVLDVVQSAEPLRKVYEPGHPMANAEGMVFYPNVNEVAEMADMMSASRAFETNVEVLGRIRGMQQSLLKLAEG; encoded by the coding sequence ATGTCCTTTAAAAATATTTCCGAGATCGCAGGATCGGCCATGTCGGCCCAGACCGTGCGCCTCAATACCATCGCCAGCAACCTGGCCAACGCCGATTCGGTCAACGGCAACGAAGCCGACACCTACCGCGCGCGCAAGCCCGTGTTCTCGGCCGTCATGGGCGACAGCTTCGACGGCGACATGCAGGCCGGCGGCAAGGTGCAAGTGCTCGACGTGGTCCAGTCGGCCGAGCCGCTGCGCAAGGTCTACGAGCCGGGCCATCCGATGGCCAACGCCGAGGGCATGGTGTTCTACCCCAACGTCAACGAAGTGGCGGAGATGGCCGACATGATGTCGGCCTCGCGCGCCTTCGAAACCAATGTCGAAGTCCTGGGCCGCATCCGCGGCATGCAGCAATCCCTCCTCAAACTCGCTGAAGGTTAA
- a CDS encoding flagellar hook-basal body complex protein, with protein MSFDIALSGIQAINESLNSTSQNIANAGTYGYKSSRANFSSLVSGDVQTGVMIGSTTQSISKQGGVLNTGRALDASINGRGFFVTKDQNTGQTEYTRVGIFDASKDGFLVDATGRKVQGYPIKQGSTTLGALGDVPIPTGSIPAVVSKNMDYVGNMSADWTPAATWVPATVAAPPDPSTFNMSKASVIYDTLGGKHTMTQYFAQDATANSISVHYVLDGVSVGGTATLTFNAATGQMTAPATGKFTVTLPATAPNGGQYGPLDIDYAGTTGFAGEATTSTNAADGYAAGTFTGIALATDGSVIASYNNGQKQAVGRLAIATFPDEGSLQAIDGTSWIESVNSGTPLVNAPGIGQGGNINTSSLEQSNVDITSELVGLMTSQRNYQANSKVIQTESTMLQSLMQAI; from the coding sequence ATGAGTTTCGATATCGCATTGTCTGGCATCCAGGCCATCAACGAATCGCTGAACAGCACCAGCCAGAACATCGCCAACGCCGGCACCTACGGCTACAAGTCGTCGCGCGCCAACTTCTCGTCGCTGGTCTCGGGCGACGTCCAGACCGGCGTCATGATCGGTTCGACCACGCAGAGCATCAGCAAACAGGGCGGCGTGCTCAACACCGGCCGCGCGCTCGACGCCTCGATCAACGGCCGCGGCTTCTTCGTCACCAAGGACCAGAACACCGGCCAGACCGAATACACCCGCGTCGGCATCTTCGACGCCTCCAAGGACGGCTTCCTGGTCGACGCCACCGGCCGCAAGGTGCAGGGCTATCCGATCAAGCAAGGCAGCACCACGCTGGGCGCGCTGGGCGACGTGCCGATCCCGACCGGTTCGATCCCGGCCGTGGTCTCGAAAAACATGGATTACGTCGGCAACATGTCGGCCGACTGGACGCCGGCCGCCACCTGGGTGCCGGCCACCGTCGCCGCGCCGCCCGACCCGTCGACCTTCAACATGTCCAAGGCCTCGGTGATCTACGACACCCTGGGCGGCAAGCACACCATGACCCAGTATTTCGCGCAGGACGCGACCGCCAACTCCATCAGCGTCCACTACGTGCTGGACGGCGTGAGCGTGGGCGGCACCGCCACCCTGACGTTCAACGCCGCCACCGGCCAGATGACCGCCCCGGCCACCGGCAAGTTCACGGTGACGCTGCCGGCTACCGCCCCCAACGGCGGCCAGTACGGCCCGCTCGACATCGACTACGCCGGCACCACCGGTTTCGCCGGCGAAGCGACCACCAGCACCAACGCCGCCGACGGCTACGCGGCCGGCACCTTCACCGGCATCGCGCTGGCCACCGACGGCTCCGTCATCGCCAGCTACAACAACGGCCAGAAGCAGGCCGTCGGCCGCCTGGCGATCGCCACGTTCCCGGACGAGGGCTCGCTGCAGGCCATCGACGGCACCAGCTGGATCGAGTCGGTCAATTCCGGCACGCCGCTGGTCAACGCCCCGGGCATCGGCCAGGGCGGCAACATCAACACCTCGTCGCTGGAGCAGTCCAACGTCGACATCACGTCCGAACTGGTCGGCCTGATGACCTCGCAGCGCAACTACCAGGCCAACTCGAAGGTCATCCAGACCGAGAGCACGATGCTGCAATCGCTGATGCAAGCGATCTAA
- a CDS encoding DUF3300 domain-containing protein, with product MGTPSKNMRTVVSSALLLSLLAVAGCNKPSDPVQPKTADTPAAAQAAPYTPPTADQLSQMVAPIALFPDKLVGQVLAGATYPEQISAANQWLAQNPSLKGDALQSAEAGQPWDVSVKALTTFPSVLNQMAGNLQWTTALGEAYVNDPNDVMNAIQAMRLRAQQAGNLKSSPHLRVSTTARAAPPPNYVEQSPVEPLVYSGPAVIPPPPQTIVIEPAEPDVVYVPRYDPAVVYGAPVPVYRSYRQPAYSGENLVATGVISFGVGVLVGAAASHHHDWGWNAWDVNWGAPRHYDGGWQRPAVVYNNATYISKSVTVVNHVNNINVVNNNYRTTNNVVNRTQNVAIHNAPQPPAGIPGAARFQPNYAPLGTSLAAHPPAQRPVGAMTVPHFNAHDTVPGTRPSFGSPAMSLQERGGGMHMPLVRHAESSTTPTPHAEAPMPPVHHAEAPMRAFQHPETAPVLRAEVPVRPVEHAEAPMRPVQHAEAPMRPVQHAEAFLPRGTPSNHDVNDFERAHANGARQEMLAMHNERPHASPPAPVKHVAAKHEDNHHHDKHDGQERHG from the coding sequence ATGGGTACGCCGTCGAAGAACATGAGGACCGTGGTGTCCTCGGCGCTGTTGCTGAGTCTGCTGGCTGTTGCCGGATGTAACAAGCCTTCCGACCCCGTGCAGCCGAAGACGGCGGACACGCCGGCCGCCGCGCAGGCCGCGCCCTACACGCCGCCGACGGCCGACCAGCTGTCGCAGATGGTCGCGCCGATCGCACTGTTTCCGGACAAGCTGGTCGGCCAAGTGCTGGCGGGGGCGACCTATCCGGAGCAAATCTCCGCCGCCAACCAGTGGCTGGCGCAAAATCCATCGCTGAAGGGCGACGCGCTGCAGAGTGCCGAAGCCGGCCAGCCGTGGGATGTCAGCGTCAAGGCGCTGACCACCTTCCCAAGTGTGCTGAATCAGATGGCCGGCAATCTCCAGTGGACCACGGCGCTGGGCGAGGCCTATGTCAACGATCCGAACGATGTGATGAACGCGATCCAGGCCATGCGCTTGCGCGCGCAGCAGGCGGGCAACCTGAAATCCTCGCCGCATCTGCGGGTATCGACCACCGCGCGCGCCGCGCCGCCGCCCAATTACGTCGAGCAATCGCCTGTGGAACCGCTGGTCTATTCGGGGCCGGCGGTGATTCCGCCGCCGCCCCAAACCATCGTCATCGAGCCGGCCGAGCCCGATGTGGTGTATGTCCCGCGCTACGATCCGGCGGTGGTCTATGGCGCGCCGGTGCCGGTATACCGCAGCTACCGTCAGCCGGCCTATTCCGGCGAGAACCTGGTCGCGACCGGCGTGATTTCGTTCGGTGTCGGGGTGCTGGTGGGCGCGGCCGCCAGCCATCACCATGACTGGGGATGGAATGCCTGGGACGTCAACTGGGGCGCGCCGCGCCACTACGACGGCGGCTGGCAGCGTCCGGCGGTGGTGTACAACAACGCGACCTATATCTCGAAATCGGTGACGGTCGTGAATCATGTCAACAATATAAACGTCGTCAACAATAACTACCGAACGACTAACAACGTTGTCAATCGCACCCAGAACGTCGCGATTCACAACGCTCCGCAGCCGCCTGCCGGGATCCCCGGCGCGGCCCGTTTCCAGCCGAATTATGCGCCCCTGGGAACGTCGTTGGCGGCCCATCCACCGGCACAGCGTCCGGTCGGCGCGATGACGGTGCCGCATTTCAACGCCCACGACACGGTGCCCGGCACGCGCCCGTCCTTTGGCTCCCCGGCGATGTCGTTACAGGAGCGCGGCGGCGGCATGCATATGCCGCTGGTCCGGCATGCCGAGTCCTCGACGACGCCCACCCCTCACGCCGAAGCCCCGATGCCGCCCGTCCATCACGCCGAGGCGCCGATGAGAGCCTTCCAGCACCCGGAGACCGCGCCGGTCCTGCGCGCCGAGGTGCCGGTACGGCCCGTCGAGCACGCAGAGGCTCCCATGCGGCCGGTCCAGCACGCCGAGGCTCCCATGCGACCGGTCCAGCACGCCGAGGCTTTCCTGCCGCGCGGCACGCCGTCCAACCACGACGTCAACGATTTTGAGCGGGCGCATGCCAACGGCGCACGCCAGGAGATGCTCGCCATGCACAATGAGCGCCCTCATGCGTCACCGCCGGCGCCGGTCAAGCACGTGGCGGCGAAGCACGAAGACAACCATCATCACGACAAGCACGACGGACAGGAGCGTCACGGCTAG
- a CDS encoding flagellar protein FlgN, with product MNIAAMTRQDAMRVLLAGIADDLRAYPALQDLLEQQFHAALRHQAAELGQAAEAISALVDVLQARRAQRVALAQRLLGPTANMDQAFALLKNAAREKIESDWKTLETMVVECKRLGKRNSDLLLEQHSIMQRVLHGEDQLYAPA from the coding sequence GTGAACATCGCCGCCATGACGCGCCAGGACGCCATGCGCGTGCTGCTGGCCGGCATCGCCGACGACTTGCGCGCCTACCCCGCGTTGCAGGATTTGCTGGAACAGCAATTCCATGCCGCGCTGCGCCACCAGGCTGCGGAGCTGGGCCAGGCGGCCGAGGCCATTTCGGCCCTGGTGGACGTCTTGCAGGCGCGCCGCGCCCAACGCGTTGCGCTTGCGCAACGTTTACTTGGTCCAACTGCCAACATGGACCAGGCGTTTGCCTTGCTGAAAAATGCTGCCCGAGAGAAAATAGAGTCCGACTGGAAGACGCTGGAAACCATGGTGGTTGAATGCAAGCGTCTCGGCAAGCGCAATAGCGACTTGCTGTTAGAACAGCACAGCATCATGCAGCGCGTGCTGCATGGCGAGGACCAACTTTATGCGCCAGCTTAA
- a CDS encoding flagellar basal body rod protein FlgF, with protein MDALLYTAVSGAERALRGQQVRANNLANIDTGGFRANMELATAQTVQGYGYDDRHMSQLQANSVSTRQGTLKATGRELDVAVSGAGFLAVDGPTGEAYTRAGNMALDENGTLRINGNVVLGEGGPITLPEYSKIDIGADGTISIQNPGTTTMQTVDKLRLVKAEASELTKNEAGLLIARDGIPLATDPTVVIRAGHLEGSNVSAVEEMVATMSLNRTFEIQMKLFKASDSMAETGNRLISG; from the coding sequence ATGGACGCGTTGCTTTACACAGCGGTGAGCGGGGCCGAACGGGCCCTGCGCGGACAACAGGTGCGGGCCAACAACCTGGCCAACATCGACACGGGCGGCTTCCGCGCCAATATGGAGCTGGCGACGGCGCAAACCGTGCAAGGCTACGGCTACGACGACCGCCACATGTCGCAGCTGCAGGCGAATTCGGTGTCGACCCGCCAGGGCACGCTCAAGGCCACCGGCCGCGAGCTCGACGTGGCCGTCTCCGGCGCCGGTTTCCTGGCCGTCGACGGCCCGACCGGGGAGGCCTACACCCGCGCCGGCAACATGGCGCTCGACGAAAACGGCACCCTGCGCATCAACGGCAACGTGGTGCTGGGCGAAGGCGGTCCGATCACCCTGCCCGAGTACAGCAAGATCGACATCGGCGCCGACGGCACCATCTCGATCCAGAATCCGGGCACGACGACCATGCAAACGGTCGACAAGCTGCGCCTGGTCAAGGCCGAAGCGTCCGAGCTGACCAAGAACGAAGCGGGCCTGCTGATCGCGCGCGACGGCATCCCGCTGGCCACCGATCCGACCGTGGTGATCCGCGCCGGCCACCTCGAGGGCAGCAACGTCTCGGCGGTGGAGGAAATGGTCGCCACCATGAGCCTGAACCGCACGTTCGAGATCCAGATGAAATTATTCAAGGCCAGCGATTCGATGGCCGAAACCGGTAACCGCCTGATTAGCGGCTAA
- a CDS encoding glucosaminidase domain-containing protein — translation MRQLNFMPATAPTAATVSNMTSSRPVAAVGAFSSSPSSSSSGNFASTFRQVQQDVATFISHGGGGFGDPSPSPSASQAMSLQAMALQRSSGAIDGVSAGANGGGIDNDLKNQFLASIKPWAEETGQKLGVSADVVAAHAALESGWGQQPLRKGGADTNNLFGIKAGGNWQGAVAAATTTEYEQGAMVKKTERFRSYPDAASAFRDYADMLSSNPRYQAALNTGNDAHAFATGLARGGYATDPAYADKLSKLAAQVQRGASAALDSKP, via the coding sequence ATGCGCCAGCTTAACTTTATGCCCGCGACGGCGCCGACCGCCGCCACCGTATCGAACATGACCTCCAGCCGCCCCGTCGCGGCTGTGGGCGCTTTCTCGTCTTCGCCTTCGTCCTCGTCCTCCGGCAACTTCGCCTCGACCTTCCGCCAGGTGCAGCAGGATGTCGCCACGTTCATCAGCCACGGCGGCGGCGGCTTCGGCGATCCGTCGCCCTCGCCTTCCGCGTCACAAGCGATGAGCCTGCAGGCGATGGCGTTGCAGCGCTCGAGCGGCGCCATCGATGGGGTCAGCGCGGGGGCAAACGGCGGCGGCATCGACAACGATCTCAAAAATCAATTCCTGGCCTCCATCAAGCCTTGGGCCGAGGAAACCGGCCAGAAGCTGGGCGTCTCGGCGGACGTGGTCGCCGCCCACGCCGCGCTCGAATCGGGCTGGGGTCAGCAACCGCTGCGCAAGGGCGGTGCCGACACCAACAACCTGTTCGGCATCAAGGCCGGCGGCAACTGGCAAGGTGCCGTGGCGGCGGCCACCACCACCGAATACGAACAGGGCGCGATGGTCAAGAAGACCGAGCGCTTCCGCAGCTACCCGGATGCCGCCAGCGCCTTCCGCGACTACGCCGATATGCTGTCGAGCAATCCGCGCTACCAGGCCGCGCTCAACACCGGCAACGACGCCCACGCCTTCGCCACAGGCCTGGCGCGCGGCGGCTACGCCACCGACCCCGCCTATGCCGACAAGCTGAGCAAGCTGGCGGCGCAAGTCCAGCGTGGCGCCAGCGCAGCGCTCGATTCCAAGCCTTAA
- the flgM gene encoding flagellar biosynthesis anti-sigma factor FlgM, producing the protein MRITTSTPDGMTVQRVADAAPVDAGEAAAPAPAAAPLQSAVMQPALQAMRDMPEIDQEKVDMLRDALAKGELPFDPAKLAGLIQRFHGSEP; encoded by the coding sequence ATGAGAATCACGACCTCCACCCCGGACGGCATGACCGTCCAACGCGTGGCCGACGCCGCGCCGGTCGACGCCGGCGAAGCCGCCGCGCCGGCGCCGGCCGCCGCGCCGTTGCAGTCGGCCGTCATGCAGCCGGCGCTGCAGGCGATGCGCGACATGCCCGAAATCGACCAGGAAAAGGTCGACATGCTGCGCGACGCGCTGGCCAAGGGCGAATTGCCGTTCGACCCGGCCAAGCTCGCCGGCCTGATCCAGCGCTTCCACGGGAGCGAGCCGTGA
- the flgB gene encoding flagellar basal body rod protein FlgB — MGINFKEAAGVHADALQLRAERTRILATNLANENTPGFQARDMDFAATLANTQAEAAGDIGGDDGAASMYRVPYHPTRDGNTVEIGVEQAAFSQNASDFQTSLTFVTMRLRGLAKAINGQ; from the coding sequence ATGGGCATCAACTTCAAAGAAGCGGCAGGGGTCCACGCCGACGCGCTCCAGTTGCGCGCCGAACGCACCCGCATCCTGGCCACCAACCTGGCCAACGAGAACACGCCGGGCTTCCAGGCGCGCGACATGGACTTCGCCGCCACCCTGGCCAACACCCAGGCCGAGGCGGCCGGCGACATCGGCGGCGACGACGGTGCCGCGTCGATGTACCGCGTGCCCTACCACCCGACCCGCGACGGCAACACCGTCGAGATCGGCGTCGAGCAGGCCGCGTTCTCGCAAAACGCCTCCGACTTCCAGACCAGCCTGACGTTCGTGACGATGCGTCTGCGCGGTCTCGCCAAAGCCATCAATGGCCAGTGA